The Haliotis asinina isolate JCU_RB_2024 chromosome 2, JCU_Hal_asi_v2, whole genome shotgun sequence genomic interval GCTCAGTCAACTTGCTGCTCAGCTCATCTGTTAGGATAATGTTAGCATTCCAATTAATTGGCGTTCAGTCTTAACACATGCATATCCTGAAAGGTATGGGGGTGACAGATAAATTGAATTAGTGAAATTTGAACACTtaatgaaatgaagaaaatccTGAAGAAAAGCAAGTATTAGACTTTGGTGAAGAAAAACCCATGGGAAAGGTATGCATCAGATCCTGACACACAAAAGGGATACTTCTCAGCATAGCTGTAATCAATGACATATAGGTGAGAGTGAGCTGGGTGTAAtgctgctttttgcaatatatCAAGAACATACTGGCtgtggacatcagaaatgtgctCCACACACACTACTCATGAGGAAAATCAAACCTGGACCCTCACTATGACAGGCTAGCACTTTCATCACTTGGCTACCGTACAGTACCCCAAATCTGTCTGAAGAGTCCAGGAAATTACTAGAGACTAGAACACCCAATAGCATGAGTGACTGAGATCTTATTTAATGCCATATTCAGCATAATTCTAGTCATATCACAACAGCATCTTACATGTTGAGAAAACACTATTCCCTTCTGACTTACTTGTGTCAGAGTCACCCACATCCATGCTCTCGCTGGTCATCCTGTCGATGCTAGTGAAGCCCACCCTTGGTGTGGAAGGCCCATGTGATGTCTCCTCTTCCCCACTGTCCATGATGTTGATGTCACGGTCTTCATCGTCCTCAGAACTGCTCACCTCACCAAAATATGAAGCTGTGGAAAGTCACAGATAATGTAAGAAGACTAAATCCACGGCCTAAAGACTAAGCTACAAATTAACTACTCTAAGGCAACGTTAACTCAATGACAAcactgttttcaaaatgaatatgCCATATCATTTTGATTGCTATTGACTGAAATGACAAACTTTGAGACTGATTATTTTTCTATTCATCTTCAAGCATGTGTGGTTGTAGAAATCTGGAAATGTGATTACAAGTCCCTCAAAATCAAGTAAATCCCTATTTGGGCAAGAATCCAACATATCTGACAACTTCAGTCATTTTGGTAAGTGATGTGCACAAGCATTTAACCATGGAAAATTTCATATGCTTAGATACGTAAGTGCAAATCTGATTTTGTTAGTGCAAATACTATGTTGTGTGCTCTCATACATGTCACTGAAGGGGTTGTTGAATGCGAATTTCGGGAAAAACTCAAACTGCACAACACTACATAGCATACCAGGATCTAGGGACACGCTTGTGTCACTTCTCTTCATCTGGGATTCATCCTTGTGGAAACTGCCACTCGCCTCTATAACCTGGCCTTGACCTTGACTGTTGTCTTGGGTATTAGACTTGTCCTCCTCTGTGATCACCTCCCACTGGACATCAATGGCTTCGGCATCATAGCGAAACAACCGTTTCACTTCTTTCTCTGTCTCGGGCTGGTCTATGTGCTGGAAGTGGGATTGGGTTGGTGGGTGAATGGAATTTCATGAAAACAGGTCATAAATATCAAAGCCCTAGCATCACCAAAACATGGGAGATCCAAGGTTCATGGATAGATGGAAACAAGAGGAAGCCAAGTAAGTGATAACTGAACACAAAAGACACGCACCTTTCTGGTCCTGTGGATCACCACTGACACCTACCTTTTTCCTCAAGGTCTTCCTGAATCTTCTTTTCTTGACATTCTTGAGAGGTGGAGTAACTGTGGGGCAAACAAGAATTAGTAGAACAAGACATGGCAACAGTTTGTTCCACAGGATAGTTTGAAACAAAGCATCAACGGGTGTAAGTTTGCAACTTTAATAAAGCTAATACTTTGGGATCGAGAAGTTCAGTCTGCCTCAGTGATTGTAGCACTAAGTTCATTTCCTAGGGTAACCATGAGAATAGCAGTGTTGGGTGCTTAGAGGGTTGTTAAACCACAATTAACCCTGACTACCTCTAGAAAATGAGTTTCATAAAGAGTGTGCTATTATTAATACCTACATGGTTATGCCACATACGTTAAATGTGTTAAAGTGAGGGTTATGGTCGCTTTGAACAGTTCCACACGTCACAGTGTGTCAGCTGGATGCAGGTGGATAGCACAAAATGATGCAGGTCAAGAGCACagatatggtgctgacaaaccaggATTGGAATccacagcttcctgtcatgcaaagggacacaactcaaaACAAGTTGAGTGAAATTACAATAATGAAAATGCCCCTCCACATTCCAGTTGTGTGATGCAGGCTccacttgaaaaaaaaattgttttgagGATATTAACATTGTTCTTCTGATTTACTAAGAAATTGTTACAAATGACAAGGGGTCTTCCTCAGAACTTTACATGGAACTTTTGAACTGCTCCATCACTTGCAGCCattcattgtgtgtgtgtgtgtgtgtgtgtgtgtgtctgtgtctgtgtgtgtctgtgtgtgtgtctgtgtctgtgtgtgtgtctgtgtctgtgtgtgtctgtgtgtctgtgtgtctgtctgtctgtctgtctgtctgtgtctgtctgtctgtgtctgtgtctgtgtgtgtgtcaccacactcagcaatattctagccatgtggcagcggtctgtaaatatgtagaccagacaatccagtgatcagcagcatcatcactgatctacacaaatgggatacaatgacatgagtcaaccaagtcagacagcCCGACCACCCAATCCAATTAGATGCcccttacaacaaacatgggttactgaagaccagggcccacttgcacaaaacgatctcagcacaacaattattgtaaatccttaagatcgcgatctttgGCTTCGGATACAATTGCCATCCACTTACACAAAGCGACTGTAGgttaagatcattgtaagttacaatcaaaacttacaattggtcggaaccaattgtaaggagccatgatcattgtagtcagtagcaaaatggcgctcaagttggtgtcagtttcacgcaGATAATCAGCTTTACATTTGGGGATTGCTGTTATATTGCATACAACTGTATGATTTACCTCGACACTTCAACAGCACGgggaatgcaacatcgatttgatgtcagaaatatcaatatttacgGTAGTGAACAAACTCATTATCGAGTCAGTATCATAAAGTAgaattctcacccgattcagtgttgaAGAAAGTATggacaccatacctttttgataaacaaggaatgGATAGTAACGAAGGGTGTCTGCAaacgattagcagtggccatgaccttttcaataactcaagggcagctaatcatAGTTTtcacgcaagatgggagtggtttcccttagGATATTATGctgttgccgtaaaatctgccatgcccaaatgCAATGTATGCCATGCTGTGACATCGCAGATCTCCACATATACTGGTATTTTATTTTTGgtcaatgattttgtcttagtttatcattaaaataatCTACAGTAATCTACAGATGGATAATGTACAAAATTATGGGGTTTTTTCTAATTCTAAAATCTAAAATTaaatctgacgagagacaatCTGCAAGTGCGACTCAGGAAGGCAAGTCAGTTGCatgcagtaaccagttccacgttttatttatgctatgcgcacttgcaGACAACTGTAGACTGTAAGTaagagtttaagaaatttctacctccaaccTTGAACAGTTCGATCTTAGTTACGATCaagatcttaaatccatgctgccttaagatcgtctttgtgcaagtggattagggcagttgtatggtgattgtaaagttgattgtaggggcgtaagattgattgtaactaagattgctctgtgcaagaaAGGCCCAGTTCTATCCCGGGACTTGATGGGTAAAGTGTGTCACGGCGGGAAGAACTTACTCCCATGGTTCCAGGCATATTTCTTATCCTTGTCCTTCTTCTTTGGACTTTCCTCTTCCTGCGGTGTTTCTTCATCATATGTACAGATCATCATCTAAACAGCATGTGAGATGGTTGGatgctttcagcagtattccaacaatatgtaCAGAGTAATGTCAGAGTACCTCTAACCACGGGAACTTGGCACCAGAATTCTTAAGGAATGGAGAAGTACCAGATATTACCTAATTACATTCAAAGTATTAGTAATATTTCTGTTATGAAgatgaaatgtcaaaatgacaagATGAAGTCTTAAATTTATAACTCTCCATTCCAAAAACGTAATGGAGTGAGCAGACAAGATAAGATATACATTATTACCTCGAGAGGAATTTGGTTTACAAATGAAAGTGCATTGACATTTGAAAGTAAATGTTAAATAAAGTACATAAGGTAGACAGTAAATAAGTACACTCTGATATCACAACATAAACACATATACAGTGGACAAtggaatgacatcacaaatgtaACTTATCAATGcaggaataccagaaatgggcttcatacaatgTGATGGAATCAAAGCCAGGATCTCAGCTTGATGAGCAAACTCTTCAACAAGCAGGGAACCACACTGCCCCATATCAAAACAGTTACACCCTACAGTGCCAGACTTGCTTAGACACCAATATTGTGCCCCAAGTCTTCAGATAACTGAATTTGAAAATTCCTAATAGCACATATTTAACAAAATAGtgaaaacatttaaaacatcccTATTTCATCTATCACTCCACATGATGAATGATTCAGTCCAGGTTTTAAAgaacattatcaaaacataCAGTTCTCTACACCATCACAGGACCCTCATAATACCAACTGGGAACCTTAAACAAATATCTCGGGGCCCCGCATGTTTGTAAGTCGAGGTAAAACCCTGGACTAACCTGACAGATATCTGCAGTTTTGTAGAAAGTCTTCTTGTCAACAGTCTTCAAAGACTCAATAATGCAAGGTAAGTCAACAAGCTGCAAAATTCAAGCAAAGGTACCTTCAGTGTATCCATAGTAACAACTGGTTATGAAAATATACACTCAAACACAGACGTGTCAAACTAAAGATTTTTCTGAAGAAAGACCTTGGTCACTGCATATACCTTAGTTAAATGGATGATAGGTTTTGCTGTCAAAACCTCAGAAAGTACAAGGTTTTCAGCACAGTAGTGTTGGACTGCACATAATGTACCCAGTGGTGTAAAATTCTACTGTCTCACATGTGGACAGAGAAATATTTCTAGGTGAGAAAAGATATAATCTCTGTGCTGTGAAAATGTTCCAAAGAATCTCAACAAAacagtaaatcaaataaagtaaaattgaaattgtgaATCTTCATAACTTTActttgccaactgaacattcaAATCTCAGAATAAAGTTAGGAAAAAAGTGGTTTAACAATCAATCATTGATTCAAATTGCTACTGCTGGTTTGCATtattaaatgttaaatattATCCAGTTTAAGGTATAAGTGGTTCAACAAGCAATCGTTGATTCAGATcactattactggtttgtattgaaGTGAGGTAAgcacagtagttggaacagtgaaacaaatgcatgtgagtgagtgagtgagtgagtttagtgttacgccgcttttagcaatattccagcaatatcactgcgggggacaccagaaaatgggcttcacacattgtacccatgtagggaatcgaacacgggtcttcggcatgacgagcaaacgctttaaccacttggctaccccaccgctccaaCAAATGCATGTGTAGTACGTGATAAGCATTAACTTAGACCAAACGTACTTGTTCTAATTGTTTCATTAAATGTGGTACGTTTTCACAGCAAACAGACTACAGGTCATCTTTAAATCTTTAAGCAACTTTGGGGGCTTGAGTGTTAGCGCAAATAATCAGCTACTTTTTCAGAACATAAGCCTTAGATTAAATTTGCTGTGAGGGATTTTTGAGGTAGAAACTCTCACCATAATAAAACTAGCACAGCTCATTCTGGAACAGTGGTTTACATGTACTAAATGGACCTGTGTAGAAAACAATTAGTCCTGTTGAATTTCAGCTCTCGTCTTACACTATCGGATTAATGTTGGAATGTAACCCTTTGGTCACATTATTTAAGGTCATGACTAGCAACAAAATTAATTATctagtttgattttttttcaaccatagatttattttgttcataaaATGCAGTTAATAATATTTGCTGTACCTTGGCATTAAAAATATCTCCTCCATATCGGACGCGACACATCCTCATATCATTCTGCAACTCTATACCAAGTTTGTCTTTCAGAGTCATAGACCCTGACTGTACATCCCGTCGTAGAGCAATTGCTGGTCCCTAAACACAAACAGAATGTTAGACATAACTGCGtaagtagagtgagtgagtatggcaattccagcaatatcatggtgggggacaccagtaataggcttcacatagtgtacccatgtggggaatcatagATAATAGAACATTAAATTGTTGAATTATACACTGTTAAGAGGGGTGATGATTGTATGTTGTGTGGATGTATGGTTGTCTGTTTGcctgtttgttgcttaacatcacactcagcaaaattccaacgATATGACGGTCCGTTAATAAAAGAGTCTgcaccagaaaatccagtgatcaacagcatgatcatcagtctactcaaatgggatatgatgacatgtgtgaaccaagtcaacgaATATGACCACTGGATCCTGTTAGTGTttcaacaagtatgggttactgaaaacgtTTGGAGTGACATTTTTTAT includes:
- the LOC137274344 gene encoding transcription initiation factor TFIID subunit 7-like — translated: MSAKPTPKKKEGNEPFELEQQFILRLPPGPAIALRRDVQSGSMTLKDKLGIELQNDMRMCRVRYGGDIFNAKLVDLPCIIESLKTVDKKTFYKTADICQMMICTYDEETPQEEESPKKKDKDKKYAWNHGITPPLKNVKKRRFRKTLRKKHIDQPETEKEVKRLFRYDAEAIDVQWEVITEEDKSNTQDNSQGQGQVIEASGSFHKDESQMKRSDTSVSLDPASYFGEVSSSEDDEDRDINIMDSGEEETSHGPSTPRVGFTSIDRMTSESMDVGDSDTNELSSKLTELTQQLAEIQLKKTDLEEQLAKTDSPEERDKLQEGLMQLVQEEGQKEKEFEILSSMLNQ